The following proteins come from a genomic window of Oncorhynchus masou masou isolate Uvic2021 chromosome 25, UVic_Omas_1.1, whole genome shotgun sequence:
- the LOC135514242 gene encoding serine/threonine-protein phosphatase 6 catalytic subunit-like isoform X1 — protein sequence MAPLDLDKYEEIAKQCKYLPENDLKRLCDYVCDLLLEESNVQPVSTPVTVCGDIHGQFYDLCELFRTGGQVPDTNYIFLGDFVDRGYYSLETLTYLLVLKAKWPDRITLLRGNHESRQITQVYGFYDECQTKYGNANAWRYCTKVFDMLTVAALMDEQILCVHGGLSPDIKTLDQIRTIERNQEIPHKGAFCDLVWSDPEDVDTWAISPRGAGWLFGAKVTNEFAHINNLKLICRAHQLVHEGYKFMFDEKLVTVWSAPNYCYRCGNIASIMVFKDANTREPKLFRAVPDSERVIPPRTTTPYFL from the exons ATGGCGCCACTGGACCTGGATAAATATGAGGAGATTGCCAAGCAGTGTAAATATTTACCTGAAAACGACCTCAAG AGGTTATGTGACTATGTATGTGACCTATTGCTGGAGGAATCCAATGTCCAGCCTGTGTCCACCCCAGTGACAGTGTGTGGGGATATACACGGGCAG TTTTATGATCTGTGTGAACTCTTCAGAACCGGAGGACAGGTCCCAGACACAAACTATATTTTCCTG GGTGATTTTGTTGACCGGGGATATTACAGCTTGGAGACGCTCACATACCTGCTGGTGTTAAAAGCAAAATGGCCTGACCGCATCACACTTTTAAGAGGAAACCACGAAAGCAGGCAGATAACCCAAGTGTATGGATTTTATG ATGAATGCCAAACCAAATATGGAAATGCAAATGCCTGGCGCTACTGTACCAAAGTATTTGATATGTTAACAGTTGCAGCG CTGATGGATGAGCAGATTCTGTGTGTTCATGGGGGCCTCTCTCCGGACATAAAGACCCTGGACCAGATCAGAACCATTGAGCGTAACCAAGAGATCCCCCACAAGGGAGCATTCTGTGACCTTGTGTGGTCAGACCCCGAGGATGTGGACACCTGGGCCATCAGCCCCAGGGGAGCTGGGTGGCTGTTTGGTGCAAAGGTCACCAATGAG TTTGCTCACATCAACAACTTGAAGTTGATCTGTCGGGCACACCAGTTAGTCCATGAGGGTTACAAGTTTATGTTTGATGAGAAGCTGGTCACAGTCTGGTCGGCTCCTAACTACTGCTATCGCTGCGGCAACATTGCCTCCATCATGGTCTTCAAAGACGCCAATACGAGGGAGCCCAAGCTGTTCCGGGCAGTGCCCGACTCAGAGAGAGTCATTCCACCCAGAACAACGACACCATATTTCCTATAA
- the LOC135514242 gene encoding serine/threonine-protein phosphatase 6 catalytic subunit-like isoform X2 encodes MAPLDLDKYEEIAKQCKYLPENDLKRLCDYVCDLLLEESNVQPVSTPVTVCGDIHGQFYDLCELFRTGGQVPDTNYIFLGDFVDRGYYSLETLTYLLVLKAKWPDRITLLRGNHESRQITQVYGFYDECQTKYGNANAWRYCTKVFDMLTVAALMDEQILCVHGGLSPDIKTLDQIRTIERNQEIPHKGAFCDLVWSDPEDVDTWAISPRGAGWLFGAKVTNELHLECFSNSHEGVPTYAEHLLAAFPSLCSPIHPKPS; translated from the exons ATGGCGCCACTGGACCTGGATAAATATGAGGAGATTGCCAAGCAGTGTAAATATTTACCTGAAAACGACCTCAAG AGGTTATGTGACTATGTATGTGACCTATTGCTGGAGGAATCCAATGTCCAGCCTGTGTCCACCCCAGTGACAGTGTGTGGGGATATACACGGGCAG TTTTATGATCTGTGTGAACTCTTCAGAACCGGAGGACAGGTCCCAGACACAAACTATATTTTCCTG GGTGATTTTGTTGACCGGGGATATTACAGCTTGGAGACGCTCACATACCTGCTGGTGTTAAAAGCAAAATGGCCTGACCGCATCACACTTTTAAGAGGAAACCACGAAAGCAGGCAGATAACCCAAGTGTATGGATTTTATG ATGAATGCCAAACCAAATATGGAAATGCAAATGCCTGGCGCTACTGTACCAAAGTATTTGATATGTTAACAGTTGCAGCG CTGATGGATGAGCAGATTCTGTGTGTTCATGGGGGCCTCTCTCCGGACATAAAGACCCTGGACCAGATCAGAACCATTGAGCGTAACCAAGAGATCCCCCACAAGGGAGCATTCTGTGACCTTGTGTGGTCAGACCCCGAGGATGTGGACACCTGGGCCATCAGCCCCAGGGGAGCTGGGTGGCTGTTTGGTGCAAAGGTCACCAATGAG cttcatctggaatgcttttccaacagtcatgaaggagttcccacatatgctgagcacttgctggctgcttttccttcactctgcagtccaattcatcccaaaccatcttaa